Proteins co-encoded in one Setaria viridis chromosome 9, Setaria_viridis_v4.0, whole genome shotgun sequence genomic window:
- the LOC117839526 gene encoding uncharacterized protein has translation MMGKGEAPAPREPEEEEEDTGGVVKLISAEGFEFVVDKKAAMVSNTLRNMLTSPGGFSETRQGEVRFPEISTHVLEKICQYFYWSLHYSSGKETTEFPIEPEITLELMMAANYLDT, from the exons ATGATGGGGAAGGGAGAGGCCCCGGCTCCGCGtgagcccgaggaggaggaggaggacaccgGAGGCGTCGTCAAGCTCATCAGCGCCGAGGGTTTCGAGTTCGTCGTCGATAAGAAGGCGGCCATGGTCTCCAACACCCTGCGCAACATGCTCACATCGCCAG GCGGATTCTCCGAGACACGCCAGGGCGAGGTCCGCTTCCCGGAGATCTCTACCCACGTCCTCGAGAAGATCTGCCAGTACTTCTACTGGTCGCTCCATTACTCCAG TGGGAAGGAGACGACGGAGTTTCCAATTGAGCCCGAGATAACCCTGGAGCTGATGATGGCTGCAAACTACCTTGACACTTGA